The DNA segment GAAAGCTTGAGCATAAAAAGGCGCCATTTGGCGCCTTTTTTGTGAGCTAGATCTCGCTTGCCCTCTGGTATGACCTCTGTTAGCCTGTGGCTCTTCTTTTTAGGGCGACTGCATATGAATCTGTATTTCCGTTTGTTTTGGTTGTTGTTTTGGCGCACGCGTCACTGCCGTAAGATTGATTTTTTAGGCACGAGCCGCATTACTTACCGTGCATTACCTAGCGATTGCGATATCAACTTCCACCTGACCAACTCCCGTTATCCGGCGTTTATGGATCTGGCGCGCACCTATATGCTGGCCGAAATGGGACTGTTGAAGCGTTTCCTCAAATTGAAGTGGATGCCGATTGTTAACGCCGCCGAATTTACCTATATCCGCGATATCAAACCCTTAAAAAAGTTTGAGATTGAAACCAAAGTCGTGGGCTGGGACGAGAAATATTTCTATATTGAACAACGCTTTGTGAGTGAGCGTGGCCTGCACTGCATAGTGCATGTGCGTGGTGTGTTTGTCTGTAAAGGTAAGCAAGTTCCCTTGGATGTGTTAGTCAAAGAGGCGGGTTATACCTATCCTGCTCCTGAGTTGCCGCCAGAAGTCATTAAATGGAAAGCGTTTTTACAATTAAAGAAAGAGCGTAATCTTTAGGACGCGCTGGTACTAGGGAATACTCCTAATCCCAGTGTCTTCCTCCATTTCGGCGAGTAGCACCTCTTCAAGCACCAGCATCCAGGCGCCGCGTAGCTGCGCCTGTTGCCAGTAACGCACGAGTTCATCTAAATCCAGCAGATTTAAGTGGGAAAAACTGTAGCTTAAACAGGGGATAAGCGCGCAGTCGGCCAAGGTAAAACTATCGCCGCACACCCAGTGATTCTGCGTGAGATGGGCATCCAAACGCTGAAACTGGATAAACATCTGTTTTTCTATCTGCTTGATCTCAAATTCGTGCCCTTCGGGGGCATGCTTTAATTTTTCCAATTGAAATAACGGGTTATTAATATCGTTATCTATGATGCGATCGAATAAGCGCACCGCAAGATTGCGTTCGGGGTCGGCGGGCAGTAACTCGGTACTGTTTTGAAAATGCCTGTCTAGGTATTCAATAATAATGCTGGACTCGGGGAGCAGTTGACCTTCGTGGGTTTTAAGTAATGGGAGTTTGCCGGGAGGGTAAAATTGCTGGAATGTTTGACGTGCTAGCGGGTCGCGCAAATCGGTGATCCGCGGGTAAAAGTTAGCTTGTTTTTCATAGAGAGCAATCAACACCTTCTGTGAATAACGTGATAACGGATGATAGAACAGCTCCATAGGTGTCGACCCCACAACCCCTGCATTTTTTGACTCTACGCCTTAACTTTAGTCGTTATCAAGGCGCTTGCTGTGGGATTTTTTCTGCAGATTGGCGTCAGTTGCGTAAAAGTGGGTTGCCATGCGGAATGATCCACTCGCGCAAAAATTCGGTACTATTAGCTTTAAAATCGCAGTGAAATAGAGATAACCAAAGGTAACAGTATGAGCCAGTTAGAAAGTTTCTCATCCATCTATGCCAGAGCGAGTGAGCGCAAGGGCGGTAAAAAGGGGCTCGAAGCATTACTGCCTGGCTGCCTAACGAGTGCCGAAATTCGCCAGTATGATGATGCTACGCTGCTCTCTGCCATGAGCCGACAGGTGTTTCAGAGTGGCTTTGTCTGGCGTGTGGTCGATAATAAGTGGCCTGCTTATGAGCAATCTTTCTTTCATTTTGTACCTGAAAAGGTATTGATGCTGTCACCAGAGCAGATCCAAACGCGCGCCGCGGATGCGACTCTGATCCGCCATTTAAAGAAAACCCAAGCAATTTATGATAATGCCTTGATGATCCATGATATTGCCCGCGAACATGGTAGCTTGGCTAAGCTGATTGCCGACTGGCCGACCGAAGATATAGTCGGGCTTTGGGCACTCTTAAAGAAACGAGGCGCTCGCCTCGGTGGCAATACGGGGCCGTATTTCCTGCGCGGTATTGGTAAGGATACCTTTTTGTTAACCGATGATGTGCAAGGCTATTTTAAAGCGCATAAGCTGGTGGATGCCGGTTTTAGCTCGCAAACGGCGTTAAAACAGGTGCAGGCCGCCTTCAACCAATGGCAACAAGAATCGGGTCGCTGTCTTGCGGATATCAGCCGCGTCTTAGCCTGTAGTGTGGGCGATAATCGTATTTAGATAAAAAAGGACCAGCCAAATTGGCTGGTCAAGGCTCGATATTTCAAGCAATTGGAGTACTGCAGGGAAGCAGCGGGATGAACGTATAAGCAAAAAACAGGATTAGAAACTCTTACTGATCCCAATGACGACTCTGTCATCGAAGATTTCAGTCTGTGTGCCATAGACTTTATGGTCACTGTCGACAGTGCTGCCGTGGTAGCGTAAATCGAAGTTGAGGCCGTAATAAGCTTTGCTCAAGCCGATGTTCCAGTGGCCCCAACCTTCGGCGCCATCACCCGTGAGGTCTTGATAACCCACGGATGCCGAAATTTTTACGCCATTGTCAAAGCTATAGCTTGGGTGCAAGGCATAGTTAACCCCGTGCCAGCCATCGACACCAAACCAATCATCAACCGTTGGGGTGACTTCGAGTTGCAAATTCGCACGGCCGAATTGTTTGCCTACTTTTAACCATAATTCGGTGTAGTTAGAGTAAGAAGCACCCGGATAGAGGTATGAAAACAACATCACATCATAGGTAAAACCGGAATCGCCAAACTCACCCGCTTTACCAATAAAAGGTGCGGTAACGATTTCTAGGTTAGGGTCGGCAAATTTGATGTTGGAGCTAAATACGCCCGCATACCAACCTTGGTTGTGATTCCAACTCAGCGTACCTTGTACCACGGGAATATCACCGTCTAAGGTCTCTGATTCACCGCGGAACACATAATCCGAGGCAAAGTTAACATTGCCGTTAATGGTGCCAACAAAAAGCTGGTTGTCTTCGGCACCATGGGAGCTGGCCGCCAGTGAAAGTAACGCCCCACTTAGCAGAAATTTAGTACGAGTCTTCATAATCATCATCTCAAAGTCATTGGGAATTGTTAGCGCACCTTTATCGTAAAAATAAGTTGTGAATAGCGCTGTAGCTTGGGATGAACCAATGACGAAAAGATATGAATGAATGTGAACAAGCAGCGAAATAGCGCGATTGCGAGCAGCGTTTATTTTTTAAATGCGTTTTTTGGGAAGCAGAGTTTCATTTAATGGGGTGTAAATCGCCATTTCGGGTTTGCCCTCAATTAGACTTGGTCATAAAATGTCGCGTCCAAGGTTTTGGGCGTCTCTCATTTCCAAGATGTAGATTTAAAAAGAATTTACATAAGCCATATATTATTTCACGGTATCAAGAGTATTTTTCGCCTACGATTTTTCAACGCTTTAGTTGGATAACAAGGCGATATGAACCATCCTTGTTTATCAAGCATCTGCCGTTATTTGGGGGATGTTATATGCGTAAAATCTTATTAACGAGAGGCGCTAGCGAATATATCGCATCGTTATCGATTAACTGTGTTCAGCATTTATGGTGACTAAAGCTGTGTTGCCAAACATGTTTGCAACATTTTTGATATAGAGTAGGCTGGATAAGTGCTTTGTATCGTATAACGCTAACAACCTTATCCACTATTAGCATATTCATTAAATAGGGTAACAATTTAATGAATAAGGTATTCGCTAGGGTGTGAATATTTTCATTAGTTTACATTTTAGTTGGTTTATCTTTCTTGTTCATCCTTATAGGGTATGCGATAAGTAGCAGATTTGATTTTAGTTATAATTACGGCCGTGAGTTCACCATTGCAGCGTGGCAAAACGGTAGCGTTAATATTTAAAGGAGTTCTCATGCGGCAGACAATTAAACTTGCCTCAGTAATTAGCGTGGCGTTGTGGATGGCAGCTTGTAGCCCTCAAGAAGAGAAGGCTGGTCCTGCTGGCGCTGGGCCGCAGAGCATGGAGGTGGGGGTCATTAATGTGGCGACCAAGCCTCAGGTTATCCAAGTCGAATTACCGGGCCGTAGCAAGGCGTTCCTCGAAGCCGAAGTGCGTCCTCAAGTGAATGGTATTATTACCAAGCGTAGCTTTGTTGAAGGCGGCCACGTGAAGCAGGGCGAGTCCCTCTATCAAATCGATTCTGCGCCTTATAAAGCGGCATTGGTAAGTGCAAATGCCGATTTAGCTAGAGCGAATGCGAGTCTTGCATCGGCTAAGGCTAAAGCTGCCCGTTATCAGCAGTTAGTGAAGACTAACGCCATCAGTAAGCAGGATTTCGACGAAGCTGAAGCGGCTTACAAAGAAGCGCTGGCGAGTGTGACTGTGGCTGAAGCGGCAATCAACACTGCCAAAATTAACCTCGAATACACCGAAGTGTTAGCGCCTATTTCTGGTCGTATCGGTAAATCGAGTGTAACTGCTGGTGCGCTGGTGACTGCTAACCAAAGCCAAACGTTGGCGACCATTCAACAGCTCGATCCTATCAATGTGGATATCGCGCAGTCGAGTGCTCAGCTGTTACGTCTAAAAGCCAAGCTGCAGCAAGGTAAGCTGCAGGCGGCTGATAACGCTGACGTGCAGTTAGTCTTAGAAGACGGCACGATTTATGGCCACAGCGGTAAGCTGCAATTTGCTGAAGTGAGTGTGGATGAAAACACTGGCTCAGTGATCCTGCGTGCAGAGTTCCCGAACCCCGATGGCATCTTACTGCCTGGCATGTATGTTCGCGCCGTATTGAATACCGGTACCGATCCTCAAGCCATCCTAGTGCCACAAAAAGCCATTAGCCGTAACGCTAAGGGTCAAGCCGTGGCTATGGTGGTGAACGATCAAGGCGTAGTGGAAGCAAAAATTGTTACCACAGCTGAAGTTATCGACAATCAATGGCGTATTACTGCCGGTTTGGAAGCGGGCGATAAGTTGATTGTGGAAGGATTACAAAAGATCCGTCCAGGTGCACCAGTCACTCCCAAAGTTATTTCTGAAACCCAAGCACAATAGGGCATAGCTATGGCACGTTTTTTTATTGATCGCCCCATCTTTGCGTGGGTGATCGCGTTAATCATTATGTTGGCGGGGGTATTGTCTATTCGATCCTGCCAGTCTCGCAGTACCCTAGTATTGCGCCACCGACAGTGGTGATCAGTGCGAACTACCCAGGTGCATCGGCCAAAATCGTAGAAGACTCAGTGACTCAGGTGATTGAGCAACGTATGAAGGGTATCGACCACCTACGTTATATCGCCTCAACCAGTGATAGCTTTGGTAACGCTTCTATTACCCTGACCTTTAACGCGGAAGCCGATCCGGATATCGCGCAGGTTCAGGTACAGAACAAGTTACAGGGCGCAATGACTTTGTTACCACAAGAGGTGCAATCTCAAGGGGTTAACGTTAACAAGTCAAGCTCTGGCTTCCTGATGGTACTGGGCTTCGTTTCGACCGACGGTTCTTTAGATAAGGGTGACATCGCCGACTATGTGGGCGCTAACATCCAAGATCCTATGAGCCGTGTACCGGGCGTGGGCGAAATTCAGATTTTCGGTGCCCAATACGCGATGCGTATATGGTTAGACCCACTGAAACTGACCCAATACAACCTCACCAGCTTAGATGTGGTGAGTGCTATCCGTGCGCAAAACGCGCAGGTATCTGCGGGTCAACTCGGTGGTACACCATCACTGCCTGGACAAGAGCTAAACGCGACTGTATCGGCACAGAGCCGTCTGCAAACGCCTGAACAATTCCGCAAGATCATTCTTAAATCCGATACTTCGGGTGCGAACGTATTCTTGGGTGATGTGGCGCGTGTAGAGCTGGGTTCAGAAAGCTATGCAGTAGAGTCTCTGTATAACGGCAAACCAGCTTCGGGTATCGCGATTAAGCTGGCAACCGGCGCTAACGCCCTTGATACGGCGGAAGCGGTTCGCGCTAAAGTTGAAGAGTTACGCCCCTTCTTCCCTGCTGGGTTAGATGTGGTTTACCCCTACGATACAACACCATTCGTTGAGAAATCGATTGAAGGCGTAGTACACACTCTGCTGGAAGCGATCGTACTGGTGTTCGTCATCATGTACCTCTTCCTGCAGAACTTCCGTGCGACCTTAATTCCAACGATCGCCGTACCTGTCGTATTGCTAGGTACCTTTGCGATTCTGTCGGCAACGGGCTTCTCCATCAACACCCTCACCATGTTCGCTATGGTGCTGGCGATTGGTCTGCTCGTGGACGACGCGATTGTGGTGGTGGAAAACGTTGAGCGGGTAATGGCCGAAGAGGGCTTAAGCCCACTCGAGGCAACCCGTAAGTCGATGGATCAGATTACTGGCGCGTTAGTCGGTATCGGTCTGACCTTGTCGGCGGTATTCGTACCTATGGCGTTTATGTCGGGTTCGACTGGGGTTATTTACCGTCAGTTCTCGATCACTATCGTTTCTGCGATGGCGCTGTCTGTGCTAGTGGCCTTGATATTAACGCCTGCACTCTGTGCGACCATGTTAAAACCATTGAAGAAAGGCCATGGCCATATCGAAACCGGTTTCTTTGGCTGGTTTAACCGTGGCTTCGATCGCTTAACGAACCGTTACGAATCGAGCGTGGCTGGCATTGTGAAGCGTAGTTTCAGAGTCATGATGATTTACGCTGCGCTAGTCGTGGCAGTGGGCTGGATTTTCATGCGCATGCCAACAGCATTCTTACCTGACGAAGACCAAGGTATCTTGTTTACGCAGGCAATTTTGCCAACCAACTCTACCCAAGAAAGCACCATGAAAGTGTTAGAGAAAGTCTCTGATCACTATCTGGCAGAAGAGGGCGTGAGATCGGTATTCAGCGTGGCGGGCTTCAGTTTCGCGGGTCAAGGCCAGAACATGGGTATTGCCTTCGTTGGCTTGAAGGATTGGTCAGAGCGTGAAGCGCCAGGTATGGATGTGCAATCCATTGCGGGTCGCGCGATGGGCGTATTCAGCCAAATGAAAGAAGCCTTCGTATTCGCCTTCGTTCCGCCTGCGGTAATCGAGCTGGGTACGGCTAACGGTTTCGATATGTACCTGCAAGATAAGAATGGCCAAGGGCACGATAAGTTAGTCGCAGCGCGCAACCAATTGTTAGGTATGGCGGCACAGAATCCAAACCTCGTGGGCGTTCGTCCAAACGGTCAGGAAGATGCGCCAATCTATCAGTTGCATATTGACCACGCCAAACTGAGTGCCTTAGGCATTGAGATTGCGAACGTGAACAGCGTACTCGCAACCGCATGGGGTGGCTCTTATGTTAACGACTTTATCGACCGTGGTCGTGTGAAGAAAGTTTACGTACAGGGTGATGCGCAATACCGTATGCAACCTGAAGACTTAGACACTTGGTACGTGCGTAACAACAAGGGCGACATGGTGCCATTCTCGGCCTTCGCAACAGGCGCTTGGGAATATGGTTCACCTCGTCTAGAGCGTTTCAACGGTCTACCTGCCATGAACATTCAAGGCGCAACGGCTGCTGGTTTCAGTACCGGTGCGGCGATGAATATCATGGAAGACATGGTGAAGCAGTTGCCACCAGGCTTTGGTATCGAGTGGAACGGCTTATCCTATGAGGAACGTTTATCGGGTAACCAAGCGCCTGCGCTGTATGCGCTGTCGATTCTGGTGGTATTCCTCGTACTGGCAGCACTTTATGAGAGCTGGTCTGTACCGTTCGCCGTAATCCTAGTGGTTCCGCTGGGGATTATCGGTGCCCTGCTGGCGATGAATGGTCGTGGCTTGCCAAACGACGTGTTCTTCCAGGTGGGTCTGTTGACGACGGTCGGTTTGGCGACGAAGAACGCCATCTTGATTGTGGAATTCGCCAAAGAATTCTATGAGAAAGGTGCGGGACTTATCGAGGCGACCTTACATGCGGTACGTGTGCGTTTGCGTCCAATTCTGATGACGTCACTCGCCTTCGGTCTAGGTGTAGTGCCTCTGGCCGTGAGTACAGGGGTGGGTTCTGGTAGCCAGAACGCCATCGGTACCGGTGTACTCGGCGGTATGATGAGTTCGACCTTCCTCGGTATCTTCTTCGTGCCGTTGTTCTTCGTGATTGTGGAACGTATCTTCAGTAAGCGCGAGAAGAAAGGTAAAGAAGAAAAGCCGACCTCGGCGGAGTAATCTAACCTAACATTATTAAAGCCCTGCACATGCAGGGCTTTTTGTTAGCGTATCGTTATAAGGATGGATAGCCAGCATTAGCCAATTCGGGCATATTGGCGGAATCATAATGGATAGGAGCCTTGGTATGTCGTCACAGGAACTTGCAGCGCTGGATAAAGCAATAGCCAAGGGAAAGTGGTTTTTTATCCTAGTGGTTGGCGTGTTGTTTTGGGGAGGCATGACCTCCCTCTTAGTCGCCACTATCCATTATTTCACCTCAGATACATCCTTTTGGGGCGAGTTAGCTCGGGCACTCTGTATTTATCCTGCGGCAGGTATTTTATTTGGTTGGTTTGACTGGGTGCGGCTACAACGTAAAAGAGATAGACTGCGCGCCGAATATTATCAGCCGCATAATGAGTAACAGTGTGTTGGCTTTAGGAGCAAAGTCGTGTCATCGGTGAGAGGTTTTATGACTAAGCAGCTTATCATGGCAGTCGTTTGCCATTGTATCGCCGTGGGCATGGTCGCCTATGGCGCCTATGAGTTTTATCTTGAGCAACTGGCCGTTCCTGAGCTGACTCGCCTCTTTGCCGTCGCAGTATTTTTTATTGGCATGGGGCTCGACCCTAATATGTTTTTTACTCCCCTCAACCAAGTGATGAGTCAGGCCGAGGATAAATCACCTAAGGCAAAGTTACAGACTGTGGTATTTAATCTGGGGGTTTTCTTGCTGATCTGTAGTTTTTTAATGGAATGGTTATACGACTGAAGTCGTTAATCCACCCAAGAATTCAGACATCAAAAATGGCGTCGAGCTTAGCTTCGACGCCCTTTTTGTTAGAGATGGAGGCAAGCCTCGGCTTAAGGTGTGTAGTAAGTGGCTGCGCCTGGCCCCACTGGCAGACCAAAGCCAAACACCCACAGGAAGAAGAACGCCGTCCAGCCAACGAAAAACACTAAGGTGTACGGCAGCATAGTGGCGATAAGCGTGCCTATGCCAAGGTTTTTCTGGTAACGGCAAGCCACGGCCAAAATCAGCCCGAAATAACTCATCATAGGCGTGACTAAGTTAGTCACTGAGTCGCCAATACGGTAGGCCGCTTGAATGGTTTCGGGCGCATAGCCGACTAACATCAGCATGGGCACAAAAATGGGGGCGGTAATGGCCCACTGAGCCGAGGCGCTACCCAGCATCAAGTTGATAAAGCCACAGATCATAATAAAAAACAGGAACAGGATTGGCCCAGTTAAGCCAATGGATTGCAGGGCATCGGCACCCAGCACGGCTAACACGGCGCCGAGATTACTCCAGTTAAAAAAGGCCACAAATTGCGCCGCAAAGAATACCAGCACGATATACAGCCCCATAGTGCTCATGCTGTGCGACATGGCATTGATAACGTCTTTATCGTTTTTAATGCTGCCAACGACCTTGCCGTAGACAAAACCCGGGATAGCAAAACAGATAAAGATAAAGGCGACGATGCCTTTGAGGAAGGGCGAACCCGAGACCAGGCCGGTTTTAGGATCGCGCAGTGGCGCACCCTCTGGCACGACTGACAGCGCAAGGATTACCGCTAGCACCAGCATAGATAATCCCGCCCACTTGAGGCCACGTTTTTCCAGCTCGGTGACATTGCCCATGGATTGGTGCACGGTTTCATCGGCATCATCGCCTTGATACTTGCCCAGTTTCGGCTCGACAATTTTCTCGGTCACAAAGGCGCCGAGGAAAGTGATCACAAAGGTCGAGACAAACATAAAGTACCAGTTAACCTCGGGGCCGACGTTGTAGTCGGGATCGATCATCCGCGCCGCCGCCTCAGTGATACCCGATAACAACGGATCGACAGTACCAAGCAATAGGTTAGCGCTGTATCCCCCTGATACCCCTGCAAATGCTGCGGCAAGCCCCGCCAGTGGGTGACGACCTAAGGAGTGGAAGATCATCGCCGCCATGGGGATTAATACCACATACCCAAGCTCTGCCGCCGTGTTCGACATAATGCCGGCAAATACGATAGTTAACGTCACCAAACGCTTCGACGCGCCCATAACGAGTGCACGCATCGCCGCGGATAACAGTCCCGAACGCTCGGCGATACCCACACCCAGTAGGGCGACCAACACAGTGCCTAAGGGCGTAAAGCCAGTGAAGTTAGTGACTAAGTTGGACACTATCATCCGCAAGCCTTCGGCATTCATCAGGCTGACCACATGGATAAGTCCATCGGCACCTCGGCCGTGGGCGCCCTCGGGGCGCGGATCGGTGACCGTTAATCCAAAGTAACCCGCAATGCCTGATACCAATATCACGGCGACACAGAACAGGGCGAACAAGGTAATAGGATGGGGAGTAGGTTCCCTAAGCGTTCGACAATATTAAGAAAACGGACAAACCAGCCGCGAGAACTCATGTCGTCGGCCTGTGGTGAATTGACGGGAATATCGTTGGATTTCGAGCTCATTCTCTTGCCTCTGTCGACCTTTGCTAGCGCATTCTTTACCCGGGAGCAGAATCGATGCGGCGTACTTGGCAGAGCTATGTCTGGCCCAAGTGGTTGGATTAACGCTAAGGTGAAAGTTAAAAAATTGGCCGAAAAGTATGATGCTTAAGCTTTAATTGAAACTTAAATGTTGCAACTGTGGTTGTGCGGCGGATTATGGGGGAAATGCGGGGTAAAAAAATGGACTCACTAGGAGTCCAGTATTCACGAGCAAAAAGGTTGCTCTTAACGTTGTGCATATACACTATAGCCTAGTTTTTCTGTATCCAAGCTGAATAATCTCGCTGGTCATTTTGTTGCTTAATGCTCTGACCAGAGTAGCTAA comes from the Shewanella seohaensis genome and includes:
- a CDS encoding thioesterase family protein codes for the protein MNLYFRLFWLLFWRTRHCRKIDFLGTSRITYRALPSDCDINFHLTNSRYPAFMDLARTYMLAEMGLLKRFLKLKWMPIVNAAEFTYIRDIKPLKKFEIETKVVGWDEKYFYIEQRFVSERGLHCIVHVRGVFVCKGKQVPLDVLVKEAGYTYPAPELPPEVIKWKAFLQLKKERNL
- a CDS encoding DNA-3-methyladenine glycosylase I, with the protein product MSQLESFSSIYARASERKGGKKGLEALLPGCLTSAEIRQYDDATLLSAMSRQVFQSGFVWRVVDNKWPAYEQSFFHFVPEKVLMLSPEQIQTRAADATLIRHLKKTQAIYDNALMIHDIAREHGSLAKLIADWPTEDIVGLWALLKKRGARLGGNTGPYFLRGIGKDTFLLTDDVQGYFKAHKLVDAGFSSQTALKQVQAAFNQWQQESGRCLADISRVLACSVGDNRI
- a CDS encoding TorF family putative porin, coding for MMIMKTRTKFLLSGALLSLAASSHGAEDNQLFVGTINGNVNFASDYVFRGESETLDGDIPVVQGTLSWNHNQGWYAGVFSSNIKFADPNLEIVTAPFIGKAGEFGDSGFTYDVMLFSYLYPGASYSNYTELWLKVGKQFGRANLQLEVTPTVDDWFGVDGWHGVNYALHPSYSFDNGVKISASVGYQDLTGDGAEGWGHWNIGLSKAYYGLNFDLRYHGSTVDSDHKVYGTQTEIFDDRVVIGISKSF
- a CDS encoding glutathione S-transferase family protein, whose protein sequence is MELFYHPLSRYSQKVLIALYEKQANFYPRITDLRDPLARQTFQQFYPPGKLPLLKTHEGQLLPESSIIIEYLDRHFQNSTELLPADPERNLAVRLFDRIIDNDINNPLFQLEKLKHAPEGHEFEIKQIEKQMFIQFQRLDAHLTQNHWVCGDSFTLADCALIPCLSYSFSHLNLLDLDELVRYWQQAQLRGAWMLVLEEVLLAEMEEDTGIRSIP
- a CDS encoding efflux RND transporter periplasmic adaptor subunit; translation: MRQTIKLASVISVALWMAACSPQEEKAGPAGAGPQSMEVGVINVATKPQVIQVELPGRSKAFLEAEVRPQVNGIITKRSFVEGGHVKQGESLYQIDSAPYKAALVSANADLARANASLASAKAKAARYQQLVKTNAISKQDFDEAEAAYKEALASVTVAEAAINTAKINLEYTEVLAPISGRIGKSSVTAGALVTANQSQTLATIQQLDPINVDIAQSSAQLLRLKAKLQQGKLQAADNADVQLVLEDGTIYGHSGKLQFAEVSVDENTGSVILRAEFPNPDGILLPGMYVRAVLNTGTDPQAILVPQKAISRNAKGQAVAMVVNDQGVVEAKIVTTAEVIDNQWRITAGLEAGDKLIVEGLQKIRPGAPVTPKVISETQAQ